The sequence TTATGAAAGCCAATGCTACAAAAGGAGTTCCCACTATAATCATCTCAAGAACAATTAAAGGAAAATCTATTGAACACATGGAAGATAATCCACAATGGCATGGCAAAGCCCCAGACTCTGATGTTGTTCCAATAATTAATCTTGAATTGGATTCACAATTTATGATTGCACCATCCATTATTGCTGGAGATATGACAAATTTAGAAAATGAAATTAAGCGATGTGTTACTGGTAGAGCAGATTACATTCATCTTGATGTGATGGATGGCCAATTTGTTCCAACAAAAACATTTGATCATAATAAAATAAAAGAACTAAGGCCTCTTACAGTAATTCCATTTGACACTCACTTGATGATTACTGAACCTGTAAAATATGTGAAAGACTATGTTGATGCTGGTAGTGATATTATCACTGTTCATGCTGAAGTGACTGATGAATCTAGTTTTGGAGAAATTCATGATGTATTAAGACAAAATCAGGTAGGTGTGGGTTTATCAATAAACCCTGACACAGAATTACCTGAATGGTCTTACAAATTTTTGCAATCTCTTGATCAACTAATAGTGATGTCTGTAGTCCCTGGGAAATCTGGTCAAAAATACATTGAAGAAACCCATGAAAAAATGACAAGATTGAATTCTATTTTAAAACAACATAATTTTTCAGGCTATATTGAGGCTGATGGGGGGGTTAATCTTGAAAATATTGGCTCAGTATTTTCTGATGGCGCACGCGCTTTTGTTGGAGGTGGTGCAATCATTGGTCAACGAGATGTTCGAGCTGCAATTAGAGATTTTAGAAATGAAGTTTTAAAATCAAGAAGATATGAACTACTTGCAAAAGCAAATGAACTTGGTGGAAGTGACTTGGTAAACAAATG comes from Nitrosopumilus oxyclinae and encodes:
- a CDS encoding ribulose-phosphate 3-epimerase, whose protein sequence is MGLNYYQIKKNILRARKLVIRGTNAAGSGHPGGSFSMAEILGCLFNKHLKFDPDNPQWDDRDRLVLSKGHAAPGLFSNMAVAGYFPESEIDTLRKFGSKLQGHPDLKCPGVEFCGGSLGTGLSYSIGIALAAKIDSKNHHVYTIIGDGESDEGQVWEAAMTASKYKVDNLTAFLDRNFIQQDSYTEKIMPLDENLEGSEISEMWKDASRWKTGDKWRSFGWNVIEIDGHRVEQIDAAIMKANATKGVPTIIISRTIKGKSIEHMEDNPQWHGKAPDSDVVPIINLELDSQFMIAPSIIAGDMTNLENEIKRCVTGRADYIHLDVMDGQFVPTKTFDHNKIKELRPLTVIPFDTHLMITEPVKYVKDYVDAGSDIITVHAEVTDESSFGEIHDVLRQNQVGVGLSINPDTELPEWSYKFLQSLDQLIVMSVVPGKSGQKYIEETHEKMTRLNSILKQHNFSGYIEADGGVNLENIGSVFSDGARAFVGGGAIIGQRDVRAAIRDFRNEVLKSRRYELLAKANELGGSDLVNKWIGLHVIGEKQEQIKKIAQEAGFI